In uncultured Methanobacterium sp., a genomic segment contains:
- a CDS encoding glycosyltransferase family 39 protein, translated as MRIKTFMAQNKEILILLLIYAVLYSFNLDKFPVISGDENYFLNPAYDLVMFGKMGTSMIYGFYNIANFTYWQPPVFILLMAASFKLFGFGILQARMVSVFLGFLTVLFTYLLGLKLYNKKIGLMASFLLVLNPLFFLVSRTARMEIAVACFMVIALYFTVLALKYSKMKYYFASALFATLAVLSHPNGVIAVLSVVMVILIEKIDIKPFKLKFNLNKILAFILGVLIPLIPYSLYISMDVTAFKGQFMMNVGVSPSNPLNNIIMEPSRFVELFWWFVRYDGVFLTFVMFAVALILTVLGLYYLVMERKLGDKFLLIVFMVTAVVFSIFVYHKYFIYLGLITPYLSILIALTLKDKITFQINKKGVCSIFILVLWIALIIGNCIFIDNFLEKTKGYDYYSIGSEVEKYIPAGSVVMGDHNYWIALHDKYRYYGRETGNKTSSMLVDLNIQYILYDNYWGNGNIWTSEDKYIENYVNQNCTLIGVIPANDSNGFVMTEIYRVNNKS; from the coding sequence ATGCGCATTAAAACTTTCATGGCTCAAAATAAGGAAATTTTGATACTTTTATTAATTTATGCAGTATTATACTCCTTCAATCTAGATAAATTTCCAGTTATAAGTGGTGATGAAAATTATTTTCTTAATCCAGCTTATGATTTGGTTATGTTTGGTAAAATGGGCACTTCTATGATTTATGGTTTTTATAATATTGCTAATTTTACTTACTGGCAGCCTCCAGTATTTATTTTATTAATGGCAGCTTCATTTAAGTTGTTTGGTTTTGGTATTCTTCAGGCTCGAATGGTCTCAGTTTTCCTGGGTTTTTTAACAGTTTTATTTACCTATCTACTTGGTTTAAAATTATACAACAAAAAAATTGGATTAATGGCTTCTTTTTTGTTGGTTTTAAATCCCCTATTCTTTTTAGTCTCAAGAACTGCTAGAATGGAGATTGCAGTGGCTTGTTTCATGGTAATTGCTCTTTATTTCACGGTTCTTGCGCTGAAATATTCAAAAATGAAATATTATTTTGCTTCTGCCCTTTTTGCCACCCTAGCTGTGCTCTCTCACCCCAATGGTGTAATTGCTGTATTGTCAGTAGTAATGGTTATTTTAATAGAAAAAATTGATATAAAACCGTTTAAACTTAAGTTTAATTTAAATAAAATTTTAGCTTTTATTTTAGGAGTTTTAATTCCTTTAATTCCTTATTCATTATATATATCCATGGATGTTACGGCATTTAAAGGCCAATTTATGATGAATGTTGGAGTATCACCTTCAAATCCTCTTAATAATATTATAATGGAACCCTCACGTTTTGTTGAACTATTTTGGTGGTTTGTTCGGTATGATGGTGTGTTTTTGACATTTGTGATGTTTGCAGTTGCTCTGATTTTAACTGTTTTAGGTCTGTATTATCTTGTAATGGAAAGAAAACTAGGTGATAAATTTTTGTTAATAGTTTTCATGGTAACTGCTGTGGTTTTTTCGATTTTTGTTTATCATAAATACTTCATTTATTTAGGTTTAATAACACCCTATCTTTCTATTTTAATTGCTTTAACACTCAAGGATAAAATAACATTCCAAATTAATAAAAAAGGCGTATGCTCTATTTTTATACTTGTTTTGTGGATTGCCTTAATTATTGGGAATTGCATATTCATTGATAACTTTTTAGAAAAAACCAAAGGCTATGATTATTATTCAATTGGATCTGAAGTTGAAAAATATATTCCAGCAGGCAGTGTGGTTATGGGAGATCACAATTACTGGATTGCATTACATGATAAATACCGATATTATGGACGTGAAACTGGAAATAAAACCAGTTCCATGTTAGTCGATTTAAATATTCAGTATATTCTTTATGACAATTACTGGGGTAACGGTAATATATGGACCAGTGAAGATAAGTATATAGAAAATTATGTTAACCAAAATTGCACATTGATTGGTGTAATCCCGGCCAATGATTCAAATGGCTTTGTAATGACTGAAATATACCGAGTAAACAATAAATCTTAA
- a CDS encoding glycosyltransferase family 39 protein, translating into MRVKNFLIQNKEILILLLIYVVLYSFNLDKFPIVTGDENWFINPAYDLVMFGKMGTSMIYGFYNIANFTYWQPPVFILLLAAFFKLFGFGIVQARMVSVFLGFLTVLFTYLLGLKLYNKKIGLLAALLMLLNPLFFVISRTVRMDIAVACFMVIAIYCTFLALKESKLGYYFASALFATLALLSHPNGIIAILSVVIIILFEKIDFKSINRLKFNISFNEIFVFIAGVIIPLIPYILYISLDFEAFKGQFMVNIVASPSNPLTNIILEPTRYIELFWGLANYGGFVLTGVVFAITIILTILGLYYITHKLNFNDKFLLIVLVVSLGVLSVLVYHKYFIYLGLLLPYLFILIALTLKDNVRLQFNKKGAMSVFIIVLWVILIVGNCILINNFLEENKDYDYYSNEHEIEKYIPAGSVVMGNHNYWIALHDKYTYYGYEIRFGEGFHQYKTKINDMLINLKPEYILFDESVWSSEEDKSMEDFVNQNCTLIAVVPANDIKEHRIIKIYQINKPFS; encoded by the coding sequence ATGCGCGTTAAAAACTTTTTAATTCAAAATAAGGAAATTTTGATACTTTTATTAATTTATGTAGTATTATATTCCTTTAATCTTGATAAATTTCCGATTGTGACGGGTGATGAGAATTGGTTTATAAATCCTGCTTATGATTTGGTTATGTTTGGTAAAATGGGCACTTCTATGATTTATGGTTTTTATAATATAGCTAATTTTACTTACTGGCAACCTCCAGTGTTTATTTTATTATTGGCAGCTTTTTTTAAGTTGTTTGGTTTTGGTATTGTTCAGGCTCGAATGGTCTCAGTTTTTCTGGGTTTTTTAACAGTTTTATTTACCTATCTGCTTGGTTTAAAATTGTACAACAAAAAAATTGGATTATTAGCCGCTTTATTAATGCTCTTGAACCCATTGTTTTTTGTGATTTCAAGAACAGTTAGGATGGACATTGCAGTGGCTTGTTTTATGGTAATTGCGATTTATTGCACATTTTTGGCGTTGAAAGAGTCCAAACTTGGTTATTATTTTGCTTCAGCATTATTTGCCACCCTTGCATTATTATCACACCCTAACGGCATAATTGCGATACTATCTGTTGTAATAATAATTTTGTTTGAAAAAATTGATTTTAAAAGTATAAACAGATTAAAATTTAATATAAGCTTCAATGAAATTTTTGTTTTCATTGCAGGAGTTATAATTCCGTTAATTCCCTATATATTATACATATCCCTTGATTTTGAGGCCTTCAAGGGCCAATTCATGGTAAACATTGTAGCATCACCTTCAAATCCTTTGACCAATATTATATTAGAACCAACGCGTTATATTGAACTATTTTGGGGTTTAGCTAATTATGGGGGTTTTGTTTTAACAGGTGTTGTGTTTGCAATTACAATAATTTTAACTATCTTGGGACTGTATTACATTACTCATAAATTGAATTTCAATGATAAATTTTTGTTAATAGTTTTAGTTGTAAGCTTAGGGGTTTTATCTGTTTTAGTTTACCATAAATACTTTATTTATTTAGGATTACTCCTGCCTTATCTGTTTATTTTAATTGCCCTGACTCTTAAAGATAATGTGAGACTCCAGTTCAATAAAAAAGGTGCTATGTCTGTTTTTATCATTGTTTTATGGGTTATTTTAATTGTTGGTAATTGTATTTTAATAAATAATTTTTTAGAAGAAAATAAAGACTACGATTATTATTCTAATGAACATGAAATTGAGAAATATATTCCTGCAGGTAGTGTGGTTATGGGAAATCACAATTACTGGATAGCATTGCATGATAAATACACATATTATGGATATGAAATCCGTTTTGGAGAAGGATTCCATCAATATAAAACGAAAATAAATGATATGTTAATAAATTTAAAACCAGAATACATTCTATTTGATGAAAGTGTTTGGTCAAGTGAAGAAGATAAGTCTATGGAGGATTTTGTTAACCAGAATTGTACGCTGATTGCAGTAGTTCCAGCGAACGATATCAAAGAACATAGAATTATTAAAATATACCAGATCAACAAGCCTTTTTCATGA
- a CDS encoding glycosyltransferase family 39 protein, giving the protein MTLLMRLKNFLFQNKEIIILLLAYVLLYSFNLDKFPVINGDENWFINPAYDLAMFGKMGTSMTYGSYNLANFTYWQPPVFILLMATSFKLFGFGIIQARMVSVVLGFLTVLFTYLLGLKLYNKKIGIVASLLLMLNPLFFMISRNARMEIAVACFMVIALYCTFLALKESKLGYYFAAAFFATLAFLSHPNGVIAIISVFLIILAEKINFKSLKMLKLNISFSELFVLIAGVIIPLIPYALYISLDFEAFKGQFMGNIVMSPSNPLNNIFAEPSRYVNLFWWLTQYNGIFLTFFVFVPVLVLTVLGFYYLVRGRKFSGKFLFIVLMVNIGVLAVLVNHKYFIYLGIIIPYLSILMALTLKDKIHLKMNKKGILSGFTIVLWLMLIMGNCIFLTSFLEKTKNYDYMEIEYEVQKYIPPGSVVVGDHNYWIALHDEYRYYGRENVNKTIEMMRDLKVQYLLFDNTWAIEDDYIETFINQSCTQVGEIPSNDTSGHGTIEVYKVKNPF; this is encoded by the coding sequence ATGACTCTTTTGATGCGACTTAAAAATTTTTTATTTCAAAATAAGGAGATTATAATCCTTTTATTAGCATATGTTCTATTATACTCATTTAATCTTGATAAGTTCCCAGTTATAAATGGTGATGAGAACTGGTTCATTAATCCTGCCTATGATTTGGCCATGTTTGGTAAAATGGGCACATCCATGACATATGGCTCGTATAATCTTGCTAACTTCACTTACTGGCAACCACCGGTATTTATTTTGTTAATGGCAACTTCATTTAAATTATTTGGTTTCGGTATTATACAAGCTAGAATGGTAAGTGTTGTTTTAGGTTTTTTAACAGTTTTATTTACCTATCTACTTGGTTTAAAATTGTATAACAAAAAAATTGGAATAGTGGCCTCGTTATTATTGATGTTAAACCCCTTATTTTTCATGATCTCCAGAAATGCCCGGATGGAGATCGCTGTGGCATGTTTCATGGTAATTGCCCTTTATTGCACATTTTTGGCGTTGAAAGAATCCAAACTTGGCTATTATTTCGCTGCTGCTTTTTTCGCCACACTTGCATTCTTATCCCACCCCAATGGTGTGATTGCAATAATATCTGTTTTTCTGATTATTCTGGCTGAAAAAATAAATTTTAAAAGTTTGAAGATGTTAAAGTTGAATATAAGCTTCAGTGAACTTTTTGTTTTAATTGCAGGAGTTATAATTCCCTTAATCCCCTATGCATTATATATATCCCTTGATTTTGAGGCCTTCAAGGGTCAATTCATGGGAAATATCGTCATGTCTCCTTCTAATCCTTTGAATAATATTTTCGCAGAACCCTCACGTTACGTTAATTTATTCTGGTGGTTAACTCAGTATAATGGTATCTTTTTAACATTTTTTGTGTTTGTACCGGTGCTGGTTTTAACTGTTCTGGGTTTTTATTACCTTGTTCGTGGGAGGAAATTCAGCGGAAAGTTTTTATTCATTGTATTAATGGTAAACATTGGAGTTTTAGCTGTTTTGGTAAACCACAAATACTTTATTTATTTAGGAATAATCATTCCTTATTTATCAATATTAATGGCTTTGACTCTTAAGGATAAAATACATCTTAAAATGAATAAAAAAGGAATATTATCAGGTTTTACTATTGTTTTATGGCTTATGTTGATTATGGGTAATTGTATATTCCTAACCAGCTTTTTAGAAAAAACTAAAAATTATGATTATATGGAAATTGAATACGAGGTTCAAAAGTATATACCTCCTGGAAGCGTTGTTGTGGGGGATCATAATTATTGGATTGCATTACATGATGAATACAGATATTACGGGCGTGAAAATGTCAACAAGACCATTGAGATGATGAGGGATTTAAAAGTACAGTACCTTCTTTTTGATAACACCTGGGCAATTGAGGATGATTATATTGAGACTTTCATTAACCAGAGTTGCACTCAAGTTGGTGAAATTCCGTCTAATGATACCAGTGGACATGGAACAATCGAAGTATACAAGGTAAAAAATCCATTTTAA
- a CDS encoding DapH/DapD/GlmU-related protein, translated as MFFGVDSKDNIDKPKVHENVTLGVSYKFRSKPPLIGKNALLRSNTVIYNDVEIGNDFQTGHGVLVREKTTIGNKVLLGTNSVIEGHTEIGNNISIQSNVYIPKNTLIEDHVFIGPCACFTNDRYPLRADYKLKGPIIRKGASVGANSTFLSGIEVGEGAMIAAGAIVTRDVPPYYLAIGAPAKMKPLPKHFKTLNNI; from the coding sequence ATGTTTTTTGGAGTAGACTCTAAAGATAATATTGACAAACCTAAAGTGCATGAGAATGTAACACTGGGAGTCAGTTATAAATTCAGATCTAAACCGCCTCTGATTGGTAAAAATGCCTTACTACGTTCAAACACCGTGATCTACAATGATGTAGAAATCGGGAACGATTTTCAAACCGGACATGGTGTACTGGTCCGGGAAAAAACCACCATCGGGAATAAAGTACTCCTGGGAACCAATAGTGTTATTGAAGGCCATACTGAAATTGGAAATAATATCAGCATCCAATCCAATGTTTACATCCCTAAAAATACTTTAATTGAAGATCATGTTTTTATAGGACCCTGCGCCTGCTTCACCAACGACCGATACCCATTAAGAGCAGATTATAAACTTAAAGGCCCCATAATTCGGAAAGGTGCATCAGTTGGTGCAAACTCAACATTTCTTTCAGGAATTGAAGTTGGGGAAGGAGCCATGATTGCTGCAGGGGCCATTGTAACCCGAGACGTGCCACCATACTATTTAGCAATAGGTGCACCAGCCAAAATGAAACCATTACCTAAACATTTCAAGACATTGAATAATATATAA
- a CDS encoding glycosyltransferase — MKISVIIPMYNEEENVLKTLQTVEAVLTDFNENYEILVVDDGSQDNTTPLVKEYASTNSQIILLEHPVNMGMGRALITGFEYSSGDVVVTLDADLSYDPLYIPKLIETLDSAAVDIVIGSQYMEGGKTESIPFHRLFISKLANKIVGYALTGDISTVTGILRAYRREVLDSIELESPGTEINPEILSKANAVGYKIKEIPVVLKGREYGESKVKIKSTTVSHLLFTFYEKPMMLFGIVGLTLCVIGIVSALYLFYLYLIGSLDPTRPLMLFMVVTILAGNSDIDIRIRCNPDKPFKTRNISSSKGK, encoded by the coding sequence ATGAAGATCTCTGTAATAATCCCCATGTATAATGAGGAAGAAAATGTCCTGAAGACATTGCAAACAGTAGAGGCAGTTCTAACAGATTTTAATGAAAATTACGAAATTCTGGTTGTGGATGATGGAAGCCAGGATAATACCACTCCCCTCGTAAAGGAGTATGCTTCCACTAATTCTCAAATAATCCTTTTAGAACACCCAGTAAACATGGGAATGGGTCGGGCGCTTATTACTGGTTTTGAATATTCAAGTGGGGATGTAGTTGTTACTTTGGATGCAGATTTAAGCTACGATCCATTATACATTCCTAAATTAATTGAAACACTTGATTCTGCTGCTGTTGACATTGTAATTGGGTCACAGTACATGGAAGGGGGAAAAACAGAATCAATACCATTTCATAGATTATTTATAAGCAAACTGGCCAACAAAATCGTTGGATATGCACTCACAGGAGACATTAGTACAGTCACAGGTATTTTAAGAGCATACCGCAGAGAAGTCTTAGATTCCATAGAGTTAGAATCCCCTGGAACTGAAATTAATCCAGAAATACTTTCAAAAGCCAACGCGGTTGGCTATAAAATAAAAGAAATCCCAGTAGTTCTTAAAGGAAGAGAATACGGTGAATCAAAAGTAAAAATCAAATCAACAACTGTATCTCACCTTTTATTCACATTCTACGAAAAACCAATGATGCTTTTTGGAATAGTTGGACTAACTTTATGTGTTATTGGAATAGTCAGTGCCCTATACCTATTTTATTTATATTTAATTGGTAGTTTAGACCCTACCAGACCATTAATGCTGTTCATGGTTGTAACTATTCTTGCCGGAAATTCAGATATTGATATTCGGATTCGTTGCAACCCAGATAAGCCTTTTAAAACGAGAAATATATCTAGTTCAAAAGGAAAATAA
- a CDS encoding glycosyltransferase — MKYPMVSIIIVNFNGWKDTIECLESVYNINYPNFSVVLVDNRSNDESLFKIREYCKGNLKIVSQFFDYNLTNKPIFLQEFDNDENINENINPPKS; from the coding sequence ATGAAATATCCAATGGTTTCAATAATTATCGTGAACTTTAATGGGTGGAAAGACACCATAGAATGTCTGGAATCTGTTTATAACATTAATTACCCTAATTTTTCAGTTGTGTTAGTTGATAACCGCTCCAATGATGAGTCTCTATTTAAAATAAGGGAATACTGTAAAGGCAATTTAAAGATCGTATCACAATTTTTTGATTATAACCTGACAAATAAACCAATATTCCTTCAGGAATTTGATAATGATGAAAATATAAACGAAAATATCAATCCTCCAAAATCTTAG
- a CDS encoding glycosyltransferase: MIKNKENYGFAEGNNIGIRFSLNNLDPDYILLLNNDTVVEKNFLDELVKNGENNKEIGILGPKIYLYDKPRCNLECRMQNILEIKPGDTNRHQ; encoded by the coding sequence TTGATAAAAAATAAAGAAAACTATGGATTTGCTGAAGGAAACAACATTGGAATACGGTTTTCCTTAAATAATCTGGATCCTGATTATATTCTACTTTTAAATAACGATACTGTTGTGGAGAAAAATTTCCTGGATGAACTGGTTAAAAATGGAGAAAATAACAAAGAAATTGGCATTTTAGGCCCTAAAATATATCTTTATGATAAACCTAGATGTAATCTGGAGTGCAGGATGCAAAATATCCTGGAAATTAAGCCGGGGGATACAAATCGGCACCAATGA
- a CDS encoding glycosyltransferase has translation MINLDVIWSAGCKISWKLSRGIQIGTNELDHGQFDTQRRVEYVSGSAFLIKTEVIQKIGLMDRKYFLYFEESDWTLRANQAGYGSLYVPTAQIWHKVSQSGGGISKTTGLYYITRNRWIFMKKWAKKSDYAIFIIYQIIGFFLLPIMLSIYYRNQKLFLTYYLGFFDGIKS, from the coding sequence ATGATAAACCTAGATGTAATCTGGAGTGCAGGATGCAAAATATCCTGGAAATTAAGCCGGGGGATACAAATCGGCACCAATGAATTGGACCATGGGCAGTTTGACACACAAAGAAGAGTTGAATATGTAAGTGGCTCTGCATTCTTAATTAAAACTGAAGTTATCCAGAAAATAGGTTTGATGGATAGAAAATACTTTTTATACTTTGAAGAAAGTGACTGGACCTTAAGAGCAAACCAGGCTGGTTATGGGAGTTTATACGTCCCCACTGCGCAGATATGGCATAAAGTTTCCCAATCTGGTGGAGGAATCAGTAAAACAACAGGTTTGTATTATATAACCCGTAATCGGTGGATTTTTATGAAAAAATGGGCTAAAAAGAGTGATTATGCTATTTTTATTATTTATCAAATAATAGGATTCTTCTTACTCCCTATTATGCTCAGCATTTATTATAGAAATCAAAAACTTTTCTTGACCTATTATCTGGGATTTTTTGATGGAATTAAGTCATGA
- a CDS encoding glycosyltransferase — protein MNSDSRHVCAVIATYNRKKPLSKCLSYLKLCDSLDAIYLIDNASDDGTPDLLKNEGYISELSSLNSNEIWKTSSNVKNQNGKIIKFHYCRNVTNGGSAGGFHDGIREAYNKGYKWIWVLDNDSIPKKDSLGKLLEKTELCENIGFLCSKVLWCDGTVHIMNIPQIQPLVKDIPFNQFENSNVSVVRACSWLSLLIKREVIEEVGFPLKEFFVWADDIEYTNRMTENNYLGLYVADSIVYHETKKNYSDDIIAADIENLMKYSFGIRNNLYLMKQRSILLFILLLGYNLLFVNFNILRNRKDNKLKFFWTNTVSSLKSIFFRPGRD, from the coding sequence ATGAATAGTGATTCTCGACATGTTTGTGCTGTAATTGCTACTTATAATCGGAAAAAACCTTTATCTAAGTGTTTATCTTATTTAAAGCTCTGTGATTCTTTAGATGCCATATATTTAATTGATAATGCTTCAGATGATGGAACCCCCGATTTACTTAAAAATGAGGGTTATATTTCTGAGTTATCATCCTTAAATTCTAATGAAATTTGGAAAACCTCTTCTAATGTAAAAAACCAAAATGGAAAGATAATTAAGTTTCATTACTGTAGAAATGTTACAAATGGTGGGAGTGCAGGAGGCTTTCACGATGGAATTAGGGAAGCATATAATAAAGGTTACAAATGGATATGGGTACTGGATAATGATTCCATACCTAAAAAAGATTCATTAGGTAAGCTATTGGAGAAAACAGAATTATGTGAAAATATAGGTTTTTTGTGTAGTAAAGTGTTATGGTGTGATGGGACTGTTCATATTATGAACATTCCTCAAATACAGCCTTTAGTTAAAGATATCCCGTTTAATCAATTCGAAAACAGTAACGTTTCAGTTGTAAGAGCATGTTCATGGCTTTCTCTTTTAATTAAAAGAGAAGTGATTGAAGAAGTGGGATTCCCTCTGAAGGAATTTTTTGTCTGGGCAGATGATATAGAATATACAAATCGTATGACCGAAAATAATTATTTAGGTCTCTACGTTGCGGATAGTATTGTTTATCATGAAACTAAAAAAAATTATTCTGATGACATTATTGCAGCAGATATAGAAAACTTAATGAAATACTCATTTGGCATAAGGAATAACCTTTATCTTATGAAACAGCGCAGTATACTCCTTTTTATTCTATTATTAGGTTACAATCTCCTTTTTGTTAATTTTAATATTTTGAGAAATAGAAAAGATAATAAATTAAAGTTCTTTTGGACAAATACTGTATCATCCTTAAAATCGATATTTTTCAGACCTGGAAGAGATTAA